In Vanessa cardui chromosome 24, ilVanCard2.1, whole genome shotgun sequence, the genomic window AGAATTTGATGCCTTTATGCCTGATGCCTTAGTACAGCAGTAAGATTCTATAAGAATTCCTTTCGTATCTCATTTATGTGATCACTTTTGAGCTTCTGGTAGAATCGAATCTTTGGATTTACGAATTATCTATACTTAATgagagtaactctgtctgtctaatGCTTTATTACGACCAAACCGTTAAACCGAactcgatgaaatttggtaagaagcaaacttgaactccaaaaaaggacataggctactttttgcctgacacataacaACTAATACCCTAAAACTGTACAACTAAAAGTGCAATATAAAGTTAGACGATAGTTGTAATACGATATGatgtatgtattgttttaatgcTGAGAGTGAGCAGTACGTTTTTTAGGAACATTTTTAAACGGGACTTCTGTTGCGTGACCGATGGCCATAACTTCATTCACTCTTAACTTCAATTAGATTCCTCATTCAATCGTTCCAAAATATGTCTTATGGTGccgttttatttatctatatactaGCTGTCACCTGCAGCTTAGTTCGCGTTTAAGGGGGAGGTTGTTTGTCATTTGTTAGCCAAAAAAGTCTATGTCTATCCTTCGCgttcgagtttgcttcacaccaaatgtcatcaaattccgttcattGATTTAGTGGTGAAAACgcgacaaacaaacaaacaaagttactttcaaatttattatattaatatgtataactcATTCAATATGCAGTCAGATTATTGGACTGAGATTTTTTTTGATATCACTGCTGTCTGCTGTAGTGTACGCCAACGGTATGTTGTTCTTTTAAGGCATCATGCCCTCTTTCCAACACCGCTCTTCGAGCGCTTCTGTGTCCGTAGTGTCTACTGCACAATcagcaaaaatataataaataaactctatGGATTCATTTATTtgagtgcatatttatttattggtttttggTACttgataaaattagaaaattacTGACTAACATACAACGCACTGCCAAAAGTTTGTCATTTTCTAAGAAACATGGTAATCGGTGTACAAgcttcatcattacatagtataatacaatgtcgcttaccgctgtctgtcctaatgtatgctcagatctttaaaattacacaactgattttgatgcgtttttttaatagatagagttatgCGAAacgaagatttttgtatataggtagtacatggataatatagtaaagaaatacagataattttataagtttaaattctgtagtactcgtatatttagtattagtatcgctgccgtgcgtagccgggtcgggtcgctagtataagtAAAAGACTGCTTAGTAACGGATACATtattttactcaattatttattGAGAAACCAGTTTTGTATCGGTAGCAATTTtggtaataaaactatttaaacccTTTACCTGCGTGCAGTTTATACAACTTTAGTGTACTCTATCAACGCCTAAATTTACGCCTCCCGagaggtaaaattaaataagaagacTACATCTTTCCTGGGACTCAAAACTATCCCGATATCAAATATCTAAATCGGTTTTAGCGTGCGGGAGCaaaagacaaagttacttttgcattcatAATATCAGTGGTGATATCTTGTATGTTACTTTACCCTTGTAcgtatcgtgaggaaaccttgaATGTTACGCTTAATCGTATAAATAGAAAACGACTAGATATTTCTATTCACTTTAGATTCGTAACTAGCCTTCACATctaccgttttttttttctcgctggaaaaacgcctTACGCGCTTcgccccacgtgatggaaagtgggagTGGAGCCTTCACTTCTACCTTACTTAACTCTATAATTTGGAAAATATACCCAAAAAAACCCGGTCATCAAAAACGTCATTTTATCTACTGATCTCATTTCAAGCTCGTATCAGTTGAGACAGTAAGATCACCTGTTTTTATCTTATCAGATAAGATATCTgtcaattatgttataaaacttGAGTCACGCTAATCTGTGGGTCTTCCCGATCTATCTGATCAGGTACCATCCGCtgtatctaaaaataaacacttctatgtaaactattattataaagtggTAAAATTTGTTTCTTTCAATGAACACCCtgcatccttcaaaccggaacataataatctatatatcttaatattataaatgtgaatgtctgtctgttgctctttcacaaccaaaccgctgaaccgaatttgataaagtttagtatgaagcaaacttgaactcgaaaaaaggacataggctaaccAACTCCCTAAAACGGAAGTGAAGCCACAAGCGAAAACGAGTATCACATATCACATGGAGATGATTGCTGTATGGAGGTAGAATTTGTGATGAAttggtgatacctacccagatgatAAGCACAAAGATCACCAAGTAAGAGCATTTCTTATCAGTCTCCTAATTTTGGCATATTAAgtagtgtatatgtatttatatgtatgtatattataagcatttacatatgtaaactttaatgtattatatatatatatttctcatttttagtttagtatttgttttagttttattttgtaattgtaaactcttgcctgtctacctttcactgttctgtctattttcactcttctgggtatgctggaagaaatctcttatagggataagcataccttttaaattttgctttcctgtgacttatatatttgtatctgtactgtatctggcaaattttaataaactgttaaataaataaaataaataaataagtaaagccTACAATTATCCGAGAAACTATTCATAATTTTACAgcaaatataatataggtaagCAATTTACGAAGTGACTAGAAATAACTAATGAAATAGGAAATAACATATGTTTATTAGATATCTAATATGTTGTTACTATATGTAATAAAGCATAGCGTTATTATAAACAAggataattatatagtaatcaAGAACAGACAAATCATGTTCGAGAATCCAATTAGGATAAATTACTATAAGACAATCagatatataaaaactctttggtaTGTCAGGcttaactttttttcttttaaattgaatttggaAACAATTGCTACACATCTTATTCTAATAGTTGTTTTAGCAACGGAGGAATATATCGCTCTTTTCAAGTAGCTTTATGGTATTAGAATAACATTGCTTACattcagttttaaaataatgaatatctgTGAAGTTTTGTAATAATCATCAATCAATAACATCTACATTTGTTATAGTTTCATTTCAATCTGGACGACACTTGTAGTAATACAATATCATTTAAGTTCATGTAATAAACTTAAGACTATTTATAAAACACTCTCTTAGATATGTTTATAAGACTGTAAGCTTATTGAATGgatgttttcattcatataatatacatcacTAGACTTTATcttttgttattactttttaatttatcttaaaggCAGGCAAGTGAACGATGACAGAAATCTACTATTTAATTGTAACCTACACAGATATTGTCAGAATAAGCAGTATGTTAACACATCATTGACACTTTCCCAATGATTATGATTTTACATCTCACTTGTCTATAatgtttaaagaaaattttaaatcaaattttgaaTGAactgtgttttaaaaatatattgaagcaATGTTTCTAACACTATTAATTCACATTCTCATATAAGTAATTCTGTCCTTTTTCAATGGACAATGCATAAATCAATCGTTTAAGCTTAAATCTAACTAATCAAAAATGTCTTTAATGAAGTCTATtggtattttataattctaagtCCCCTTTTCCACTTTGATCAAGActgaaaagtaatataatatattaacttgCCTGTTACTGGCAACCAGTTCAgattattttgtagttaatatattcacaaaaaaagataaaaaataaaaaacaatattaagtggatattataatgtataagtataaaaaaaaatagtgtttttttttttaaataattttcaatgcaAAAAATGTATAATCAAAGTCCAGTATACACAGAACTAAAATTACTGTtaagctaaatatttttttacattttcgtTTATTAGAGAACGAAAGATGTAACACACATGTGAGTTACATGTTTAAGAAATGGTAGTTCCTAGAAACTACGTCGAATGCCGGCTTATTGAAACAAAATGAAGAATCTTATAAATGAGAAATCTATCGTTACACTtactaatttatattgaaatactttaaaagacatcttcatatttaatttatttccttaaataGATAGAAACTTGATCTATCAATCCAACGTGTGTATATCGATTTTCAGACCTTTAAACATTTCAGACTAgctattaattacttttaatacgcttatttaataaataaatctatatttatttatcgtaaacAGTAAACtagtaataaatttacttaccAGTATATGTGCTGATGCTGTAGGTTGAAAATTTATACTGTTTTACTTGTACTAAATAAAGCAGCGACTATTCGTGcactattataacaataataattaatatttatctagaATAACCATAGAATGTACGAGAACAATTATTTCATGAAATGACCTTTccatatactattttataattttttatacgaTTCAACACACTACACTACCGCCTGCACCTTGTAAATATTCGAACTTGTCTACTTATAGTTCACCAACTTTCCGAATTGCATGAAAATGGCGCTAGTATCACTATTTGACATTTCAGAATTACGTTTAACATCTTGTCTTATTTTGTAGTGCTATAATAATTCtcattactatttaaataattctataatataataatataaaacaaaattaatcaaatacagtattttgattgtaatatataaatttttaatgttaataacagctttattatattttaaagacttTCTAAATGTATTGAGgactttaaaagtttttatcagTTActatacaaatgttttatttgacgtcaaagtcaaattataataaggaATAGCGGTACGATATTTATTCacgttatatgttatatgttacaattaatttatttaatattgataaaaataaatgtcaaatacTCCATGTAAATTAATAGCGAAAAAGTTCAGCCATGGCAAATATGCGGAATGCGCGTCTAATGCGTGAAATAAAGAATTTGGAAGCAACGCCTCCCTGGGGAATAACTTGCAATCCAGATAAAGATGAATCATTGAATGTTTTGCATGTGAAAATGTTAGGACCGAGAGGATCTCCGTATGAAAGTGGTGTGTTCGACCTTATTATCAACGTTCCCGAGAAATATCCCTTCGAACCGCCACAAGTGAAGTTTATTACGCCTGTATATCACCCTAATATTGACAAAGGTACCGATttctgcatatttttttaacacattttaataattttaaaattagaattattgcTATCCTCAAGTGTTAGCtcataagaaaattaatatacttGTTAACATTACTTATCTGATAAGTAACTATTCAATTATGTTATAAtgaaattctatttaattatgacGAACAATTAATTATCATGGTTTAAGCCTTAAAGAGTAGGTAATAGGTGCTTGGTGCATCAGGAATTATTATCTTACCATCCAAAGTGAAAGTTTTAAAGCCTAAgtgcttattaaattataaaaagattttttttcatcatttgatcaactgattttttttactgCTAATTTGATAAACCCTCATTCCTATATCAATCTTACATGTTACTActgctactactactacttaaattctattaatctataaaaaacatatttccaATTTTATCGATTTTGCCAAACTCTAAacctacattaatatttaatttatgtattttatatttatgactttGTGAAGTTATAAAAACTgctgtataaattaatatgaaaattgtcATATATGACTGTGATTTTTAAAAACTGCTTTATAatttgacataattttttttataattttatttagtgtgTTTCAAAGAATATCTTGGCTATACATTATCATACAATATAATTCAACATATACCAAAGcaataactacatatattatataatattaaaagtacaaaACTTACCCTGTCTCTCTGTTGCTCTAAAGTCACTAAATCAGACTTAATAAAACTTGCCCTGAGCTTTCTTAAATTGCAAGGGAAGACATAAGCTatgtctatttaattttttgacttataataataataagttaataattcagtattacatatttttcagGTGGTAGAATATGCATGAACATGTTGAAGATGCCACCAAAGGGATCATGGTTGCCGACAATAACAATAGAAACACTTATCATTTCTGTCCAAAGCCTCCTCGCTAATCCGAACCCCGATGATCCTCTTATGATGGACTTGGCTATAGAGTACAAACATGATATAGAGAAATTTTTAGATAATGCGAGGAAACACACTGAAAAGTATGCTATATGATCATTATGGTGAGGCCATTGTTTTGGTCTTGTTTGAGATTTGGGTGAATGTTATGTAAAATGTAATCCTTTGGAACAACATTTTTTGTtactagttttaattttaatttgttatttagaaTACaattaacatcaaataaaaatatggaatTATAATAGAGGTGAAATCAATACTTGTTGTTTTAAGCTGGTCTCATTTAAGGAAACAAGTTTGAGTGCTCAATAAAGTTTAATGCAgagtattttacttatttaaagaaACTTACCACATGCTActttttagtattaattaaatacttgctACTTGCTTTAAATAGAATGAGCCTTAATCTGTATTGTGGccattacttaaaattattatttattaactttgttcTACTTCTATCAAatgaaaattctattttttcatttttttaatataattctacagttacaaattgtattttgtatttgcagctaaaatatttttaattgcaaaattttattactacaagtaaattataattgctTTAGAAATAGATTGAAATTTGGTCTATCCAGCTGGTTACTGGAAAGTCATGGTTCATGGTGATCGGGTATTGGTTTCATGTCTAATATTTGTGATTATTTCTTAATTCTCTCTTTAGATTAAAACAAGTTTTCGATGGTACTGTTGCTGTTATTATcaacatcaaaataaactttattcaagtggttacaagcacttttgaatcgtcatttaacaattaaatgaagctactatcggttcggaaagtagattctaccgagaagaaccggcaagaaactcagtagcaactctttttcaacattcccA contains:
- the LOC124540051 gene encoding ubiquitin-conjugating enzyme E2 T-like encodes the protein MANMRNARLMREIKNLEATPPWGITCNPDKDESLNVLHVKMLGPRGSPYESGVFDLIINVPEKYPFEPPQVKFITPVYHPNIDKGGRICMNMLKMPPKGSWLPTITIETLIISVQSLLANPNPDDPLMMDLAIEYKHDIEKFLDNARKHTEKYAI